TTCCAACCGCAATAGGCATGAGTCCACGTCCTTTAAAAATTCGAGTCAGTCTCTAGCAAGAAGCTGGAACTTAAGAATCGAGTACGGAGACTCGATGTTCAGCATGCTTCTGGCGCTCTAATCAAAAGATTAGATTGATGGGGATCTATTGACAATATTTAAGCTGATGGTGATTTTCGATTGGCCCCATCAGTAAAACTAATCGTCCCCATCGGGTTTGGGTTGAGCAAAAGCTCTTGCTTCTGGATAGCTGAACGCTGGGTTCAACCCCGAGAATCCCTCAATAGTTTCTCATGACTAGGACCGCGATCGCACAGGAACTTTGGTCGGGCGATCGCAGCCAGCCTAGTGAGGAATGACGGCTTCACTGACCCATTGGCTGCTGCCGACAGTCCCTAACGCGAGGTTGCGACGCAAGGGACGAGTCACCAATTCCAGGATGGCGCGGGCATTGCCGAAGCCATGGATCTGGGCAAAGGTAAATTCCACCGACCACTTGGTACTGATGCCCCGTGCCTCGAGCGGGTTGGCATGGGCCATGCCGGTGATCACTAAGTCGGGCTGCAATGCCTCGATCCGTTGCAGTTGGTTGTAGTTATCGGGTTTTTCGACCAAACGGGGCAGAGGCACACCCATCGATTGGCACGTCTCCTCCAGTAAGGCGAGCTCTGCTGCTAAGTAGCGGCGATCGAGGTAAGGGATACCGATTTCAGGACAGCGCATTCCGCAGCGAATCAGGAAGCGAGCCAGCGAGATTTCCCAGAGGTTGTCGCCCATAAAGAAGACCTGCTTGCCTTCCACGAGCTGACGATAGTCTTCAATGCTGTCCCAAACTTGGGCTTCGCGTTCTGCCAAACCCTGTGGCTCAATACCAAGAACACTGCAAATTTTTTCAATCCACGCACGACTACCATCAGGGCCAACTGGGAAAGGCGCACCAATGACTTTGCACTTTCGCCGTCGCATCAAAGTAGTTGCAGTCCGCGACAAGAAGGGATTGATGCCGATTGCATAACTTCCTTCAGCAATGACTGGCAGCTCGGTGTAGCGCTTGGCTGGCAACCAGCCCGAGACTGTGATTCCTTGCTTGGCCAGTTCAATCGTGAGTTGGGTGGCAACCGGATCGGGCACCGATCCAAACAAGATGAGGGGGGGATGCTTGGGGCAGGCAGGCTGTTGCTCAGCGGCAGGAGCTTTCCCAAACTGAAGCAGACGCTGGATAGCGTTCGTGCGTTCTTGCTGATCTGCTTCGCTGGTAGCAGCTTCGGGGCAGCGAGCGGCCATAGCAGCTAACACAGTGTCTTCGCCCTGGGTGAAGGCGTAGTCCAAGCCATTGGCACGAGCGACCACGATCGGAATGCCAATTTCGGCTTCCAGTTTGGGGGCGAGTCCCTCCAGATCCATCTTGATAATTTCAGTTGTGCAAGTGCCAATCCAAACAATCACACTGGGATTGCGATCGCGTTTGATTTGAGTACAAAGGCGTTTCAATTCTGCATAGTCATTGAGCTGAGCAGAAATATCCCCTTCCTCGAGTTCTGCCATCGCATAGCGCGGCTCGGCAAAAATCATGACGCCCATGGCATTTTGGAGGAAATAGCCACAGGTTTTGGTGCCAATCACTAAGAAGAAGCTGTCTTCAATTTTCTGATAGAGCCAAGCGACACAGCTAATTGGGCAAAAGGTGTGATAGTTGCCCGTTTCACACTCAAAAGTGAGTGCTGAGGGTGCTTCGGTAGTCGTCATTGATGAGGAGGGATGAAGAGAGAGCAGCAGAACTTGAGCGCACCGATATCAGCCGTGGAACCGCACTACACCAATAAGGCTTCTGAAGCGATCGCTGCAGATGCTTGCTGAGGCGGATTGAGATAGAAATCAGATAACAAGCTAAACAATTCGCGAT
The sequence above is a segment of the Synechococcus elongatus PCC 11801 genome. Coding sequences within it:
- a CDS encoding ferredoxin:protochlorophyllide reductase (ATP-dependent) subunit N; translated protein: MTTTEAPSALTFECETGNYHTFCPISCVAWLYQKIEDSFFLVIGTKTCGYFLQNAMGVMIFAEPRYAMAELEEGDISAQLNDYAELKRLCTQIKRDRNPSVIVWIGTCTTEIIKMDLEGLAPKLEAEIGIPIVVARANGLDYAFTQGEDTVLAAMAARCPEAATSEADQQERTNAIQRLLQFGKAPAAEQQPACPKHPPLILFGSVPDPVATQLTIELAKQGITVSGWLPAKRYTELPVIAEGSYAIGINPFLSRTATTLMRRRKCKVIGAPFPVGPDGSRAWIEKICSVLGIEPQGLAEREAQVWDSIEDYRQLVEGKQVFFMGDNLWEISLARFLIRCGMRCPEIGIPYLDRRYLAAELALLEETCQSMGVPLPRLVEKPDNYNQLQRIEALQPDLVITGMAHANPLEARGISTKWSVEFTFAQIHGFGNARAILELVTRPLRRNLALGTVGSSQWVSEAVIPH